In the Flavobacterium sp. J372 genome, one interval contains:
- a CDS encoding VOC family protein: MSSVKQMFLNLPVKDLRVSIDFFTKIGFSFDQTFTNEQGTCMIIGENIYAMLLTEEFYSTFITKSIADARQSSELITALAVGSRHEVDKMVDSAVAAGATGDKIEDHGWMYGRYFEDPDGHIWQIFYMDMNAIPKE, from the coding sequence ATGAGCAGTGTAAAACAAATGTTTTTAAATCTCCCGGTGAAAGACCTCCGGGTTTCTATAGACTTCTTTACCAAGATTGGCTTTTCTTTCGACCAGACTTTCACTAATGAGCAGGGAACGTGCATGATTATCGGTGAAAATATCTATGCCATGCTGCTTACAGAAGAATTCTATTCTACATTTATTACCAAAAGCATAGCTGATGCCCGGCAAAGCAGCGAATTGATAACAGCGCTTGCTGTAGGTAGCCGCCACGAAGTTGACAAGATGGTTGACAGTGCCGTAGCCGCAGGCGCAACAGGTGATAAAATTGAAGACCACGGCTGGATGTATGGCCGCTATTTTGAAGACCCGGATGGGCACATCTGGCAAATTTTCTACATGGACATGAACGCGATACCGAAAGAATAA
- a CDS encoding M1 family metallopeptidase gives MRILILYIFVFSSIVSFAQQTKNVDFKTCQANLAFDVPQKKVMGTVVYTFDVKSKPDTIYIDAKNMKFTHVAINGKERGGWNSSSTALKLFKGYKKGKNTVEFAYEAQPKQTMYFVKDGNDDQIWTQGQGKYTSHWLPSFDDVNEKVVFNLSVEYYGYDYENLANGTLIDVDKAGLSKRYNYKMHKPMSSYLVMVAIGKFRKSRMDSANGTPMEFYLRHEDSLKREPTYRYSYEMFNFLEEEIGVKYPWGVYRQVPVLDFLYAGMENTTSTIFSQDFVVDDIGFNDRNYINVNAHELAHQWFGDLVTAESGKHHWLQEGFATYYALLVEKELFGEDHFNYEMYEIAERIQQASKNDTIPILNEKASSLSFYQKGAWALHVLRDGIGDAAFRKAVKAYLEKYSYKNVNTDQFLAEINKVSSYDTAAFKKRWLESPKFEVEEALAILSKNDFMKEYLALGDLQGKPFAENKETFREILLSDSFSPIKEEVIFQMAQVPFAEKAELIRIAMKSKNLKQRQAVARTVTTIPPEFVNEYITLLDDNSYITREVALNVLCSKFPERQPEFLEKSKTWVGFNDKNLRILWLTLAYSAKDYKPEQKPDFYAELLQYASPRYESTIRQNALNSLLYIGKQDPIVMENLVNATTHHKWQFSKYGRDNIRKLLKKDGYRGLFMSIIPNLPEAERKKLEQILAE, from the coding sequence ATGAGAATTTTAATCCTGTACATCTTCGTTTTTTCTTCAATTGTATCGTTTGCGCAGCAAACTAAAAACGTTGATTTTAAAACATGTCAGGCTAACCTGGCATTTGATGTTCCGCAAAAGAAGGTAATGGGTACCGTTGTATACACATTCGATGTAAAAAGCAAGCCAGATACCATTTACATTGATGCGAAGAACATGAAATTTACACACGTCGCGATAAATGGTAAGGAAAGAGGAGGATGGAATTCATCATCAACGGCGTTAAAACTTTTTAAAGGGTATAAAAAAGGTAAAAACACTGTTGAATTTGCTTACGAAGCCCAGCCGAAACAAACCATGTATTTTGTGAAGGATGGCAATGATGACCAGATATGGACACAGGGGCAGGGCAAGTATACCAGCCATTGGCTGCCCAGTTTTGATGATGTGAATGAGAAGGTGGTATTTAATTTATCTGTTGAATATTATGGATATGATTATGAAAATCTTGCAAATGGAACCCTTATAGATGTAGATAAAGCAGGCCTTTCAAAAAGATACAACTATAAAATGCATAAACCCATGAGCAGCTACCTCGTGATGGTTGCCATAGGTAAATTCCGCAAATCGCGAATGGACTCTGCTAACGGTACACCAATGGAATTTTACCTGCGCCATGAAGACAGCCTTAAACGTGAACCAACGTACCGTTACAGCTATGAGATGTTCAATTTTCTGGAGGAAGAAATCGGTGTGAAATATCCCTGGGGTGTATACCGCCAGGTGCCTGTCCTTGACTTCCTGTATGCAGGCATGGAGAATACCACATCAACCATTTTCTCGCAGGATTTTGTTGTGGATGATATTGGGTTTAACGACCGTAATTACATCAACGTAAATGCACACGAGCTGGCACACCAGTGGTTTGGAGATTTAGTAACTGCCGAAAGCGGTAAGCACCACTGGCTGCAGGAAGGTTTTGCAACGTATTATGCGCTGCTGGTTGAAAAGGAACTTTTCGGTGAAGACCATTTTAATTACGAAATGTATGAGATTGCAGAACGCATACAGCAGGCATCAAAAAATGACACAATCCCTATACTGAATGAGAAGGCAAGCTCACTGTCATTCTACCAGAAAGGCGCATGGGCCCTGCATGTGCTTCGCGATGGGATAGGAGATGCGGCTTTCCGGAAAGCCGTTAAGGCATATTTGGAAAAATACTCCTATAAAAATGTAAATACCGACCAGTTTCTTGCCGAAATAAATAAAGTAAGCAGCTATGACACCGCTGCCTTCAAAAAACGCTGGCTGGAATCGCCTAAGTTTGAAGTTGAGGAAGCACTTGCCATTCTCAGCAAAAATGATTTTATGAAAGAGTACCTGGCGTTGGGAGATTTACAAGGCAAGCCGTTTGCTGAAAATAAAGAAACTTTCAGGGAAATACTGCTGTCAGACAGTTTCAGCCCTATTAAAGAAGAAGTGATTTTCCAGATGGCACAGGTGCCTTTTGCAGAGAAAGCTGAGCTTATACGCATTGCCATGAAAAGTAAAAACCTTAAGCAACGGCAGGCAGTAGCGCGTACGGTTACTACCATTCCGCCGGAGTTTGTGAATGAATATATAACACTGCTTGATGATAACTCATACATTACCCGCGAAGTTGCCCTGAATGTGTTATGCAGCAAATTCCCGGAACGCCAGCCCGAATTTTTGGAGAAGTCGAAAACTTGGGTGGGGTTTAATGATAAAAACCTCCGTATATTGTGGCTTACGCTGGCTTATAGCGCTAAAGATTATAAACCTGAACAAAAGCCTGACTTCTATGCCGAGCTATTGCAATATGCCTCACCGCGATATGAGAGTACTATTCGCCAGAATGCCCTCAACAGCCTTCTTTATATTGGAAAGCAGGATCCTATTGTGATGGAAAACCTAGTAAACGCAACAACGCACCACAAATGGCAATTCTCTAAATACGGACGTGATAACATCCGAAAGCTGCTAAAGAAAGATGGGTACCGCGGATTGTTCATGTCCATAATTCCGAACCTTCCTGAAGCTGAAAGGAAAAAGCTGGAGCAGATTTTGGCGGAGTGA
- a CDS encoding DUF3037 domain-containing protein — translation MQEKHIYEYAVIRIVPRVEREEFINAGIVIYCKRKKYIKVLVSIDEAKLLALHPLAEVEQIKLNLDSFERIAAGAKDGGPIAKLEIDERFRWLTAVRSSVIQTSRPHPGLCTDPEVAALKLFRENVL, via the coding sequence ATGCAAGAGAAGCACATATATGAGTATGCAGTAATACGCATTGTGCCGCGCGTTGAGCGTGAGGAGTTCATTAATGCCGGCATAGTAATTTATTGTAAGCGAAAGAAATACATAAAGGTATTAGTTAGTATTGATGAAGCAAAACTCTTAGCATTGCATCCATTGGCGGAGGTTGAACAGATAAAGCTCAATCTCGATTCATTTGAACGCATTGCAGCAGGCGCAAAGGATGGTGGCCCCATAGCGAAGCTAGAGATAGACGAACGTTTTAGGTGGCTTACCGCAGTGCGCAGTTCTGTCATACAAACCTCACGCCCCCACCCCGGACTTTGTACAGACCCGGAAGTTGCCGCATTGAAACTGTTTAGGGAGAACGTTTTGTAG
- a CDS encoding HipA family kinase, translating to MENKPTLRSVEVTRYVTPLREGGSLPAIAEADDGFNYVLKFRGAGHGTKALVAELIGGEIARVLGLPIPELVYAKLDEAFGRTEADEEIQDLLQNSQGLNLALHYLQGGINFDPVVTQVDEKLASQIVWLDSYITNVDRTFRNTNMLLWHQELWLIDHGACLYFHHSFDDPIGHAKTPFALIKDHVLLPRAAKLQEVDAEYKALLTEEKIRAIVNLIPDDWLHWEELDKSPEAIRDVYVQFLMTRLQNSDIFTKQAINAREAHI from the coding sequence ATGGAAAACAAACCAACCCTGCGTAGCGTCGAGGTTACGCGCTATGTTACTCCACTTCGCGAAGGCGGCTCACTGCCTGCCATTGCCGAGGCTGATGATGGCTTTAACTATGTACTGAAGTTTCGCGGTGCAGGGCATGGCACCAAAGCGCTTGTAGCAGAACTCATTGGCGGAGAGATTGCGCGCGTACTTGGCCTGCCGATACCGGAATTAGTTTATGCCAAACTTGATGAAGCCTTTGGCCGGACCGAGGCAGATGAAGAAATTCAGGATTTGTTGCAAAATAGCCAGGGGCTCAACCTTGCGCTGCATTACCTGCAGGGGGGCATCAACTTTGACCCGGTTGTAACACAGGTTGACGAAAAACTGGCTTCGCAAATTGTGTGGCTTGATTCATATATTACAAATGTTGACCGTACCTTCCGTAATACAAACATGCTGCTATGGCACCAGGAGCTTTGGCTTATAGACCATGGCGCGTGCCTTTACTTCCATCACTCGTTTGATGACCCTATAGGCCATGCAAAGACACCATTCGCACTGATTAAAGACCATGTGCTGCTGCCACGCGCAGCAAAACTGCAGGAAGTCGACGCAGAATACAAGGCGCTTTTAACCGAAGAAAAAATACGCGCTATTGTAAACCTTATCCCGGATGATTGGCTCCATTGGGAAGAGCTTGATAAGTCACCTGAAGCCATTCGCGATGTGTACGTTCAGTTCCTGATGACACGTTTACAAAACTCAGATATATTCACTAAACAGGCCATCAATGCAAGAGAAGCACATATATGA